The sequence below is a genomic window from Streptomyces sp. NBC_00582.
AGCCCTGGTCACGGCCCGGCTGTTGACGATCTTGGGGATAACGATTCCGAGTCGGATCGTCCAACCGACGACAGGACCGGGAAACCGGGTGCGCGGGCGTCTCTAGGATGCCGATCGTGGCTCAGGGGGCTCCTGATTCCGCCGGCGGGACCGTACGCCCGCGTCAACGAGTCCTGCTCGAAGGGGAAATGCGTTGATTTCTTCGTTCACCGCGCCGTCCGCGCGTCGGCGGGGTGCCGCCCGCCTCGCCGCGTCGACGCTGGTCTGCGGACTCGTCGCCGCCGCCGGCCTGATCGCCTCCGCGGGCCCGGCCGCCGCCGATGAGGCCCCGCAGACCCAGGGCGGAGCAACCGCCACCATGGGCGGCCTCAAGACGTACGGCGCCGCCGTGCTCCACGACGACAGCGGGGACCAGGAGATCTCGGCGGGCCTGTTCGAGATGTCCGTCGACGGCGGCGGCACCCTGCAGACCTACTGCGTCGACCTGCACAACCCCACCCAGCGGGACGCCAAGTACCACGAGACGCCGTGGAGCGGCACCTCGCTGGACGCCAACGACGACGCGGGCCGGATCCGCTGGATCCTGCAGAACTCCTACCCGCAGGTCAACGACCTTGCCTCGCTGGCGGCGAAGGCCGGGATCACCGGCGGCCTCACCGAACAGGACGCGGCGGCCGGCACCCAGGTGGCGATCTGGCGCTCCTCGGACGACGCGGACGTCGACGCCGTCGACCCGCAGGCCGAGCAGCTAGCGGACTACCTGCACAAGGCCGCCCGTGACGTGACCGAGCCGGCGGCGTCCCTGACGCTCGACGCGCCGGCCGTCTCCGGTCACCCCGGCGAGCGGATCGGACCGGTGACGGTGCACACCGACGCGAGCGCGGTGACGGTGACGCCGCCGCTGGACGCCGGGACCACCGGGGTGCGGATCGTCGGCAAGGACGGTGAGCCGGTCACCACCGCGCGGGACGGCAGCGAGCTGTTCTTCGACGTCCCCGCCGACGCCGGGCCCGGCTCCGCCGAACTGACGGTGCAGGCGTCCACGACCATCCCCGTCGGCCGCGCCTTCACCTCGGAGAGCCGCAGCCAGACGCAGATCCTGGCCGGCTCCAGTGAGTCGACCGTGTCGGCGACGGCGAGCGCGACCTGGGCGGAGCAGGGTGCCGTACCGGCCCTGTCGGCGGCGAAGAACTGCGCCAGGGGTGGCGTGGACATCACCGTGGCCAACCAGGGCGACGAGGCCTTCACCTTCGAACTGATGGGCGCCGGGCACAGTATCCCGGCGGGCACGTCCCGGACGGTGACCATCCCGCTGCAGGAGGACCAGCCCTACGACTTCACGATCACCGGCCTCCAGGGCGCCGAGACCCGCTTCACCGGCCTGCTGGACTGCCAGACCCAGACCGCGGAGACCTCGAACCTGACCACGCAGACCCTCAGCGACCCCAGCCCGGCCACCGTCGGCGGCACCACCGCCACCGACACCGACCTCGCCGAGACGGGCGGCTCCAGCGCCACCCCGATCATCGCGGGCACGGCCATCGGCCTGGTGGTGATCGGCGGAGCGGCCCTGCTGCTGGTGGGCCGCAAGGAGAACGGCTGAGGAACCGCTGAGGGACCACTCACGCAACGGGGCGACAGACCTCTCCGCGCAACCCTCGTCGCGGGCTTACCGTCCTAACCGCCGTGACCGAGGGACGTACACAGAGCAGCGCGGGGTGGTCGTCGGCCCTCGCCGCGGCAGCCGGCACCGGGAGTCTGGCGCTCGTCGCCGTGGCGAGCTGGAGCGGTCTCCTGCTGGTCGTACGGGGGCGGGTGGTCCCCGGCTGGGGCGTGAGCGCGACTCTCCTC
It includes:
- a CDS encoding thioester domain-containing protein; protein product: MISSFTAPSARRRGAARLAASTLVCGLVAAAGLIASAGPAAADEAPQTQGGATATMGGLKTYGAAVLHDDSGDQEISAGLFEMSVDGGGTLQTYCVDLHNPTQRDAKYHETPWSGTSLDANDDAGRIRWILQNSYPQVNDLASLAAKAGITGGLTEQDAAAGTQVAIWRSSDDADVDAVDPQAEQLADYLHKAARDVTEPAASLTLDAPAVSGHPGERIGPVTVHTDASAVTVTPPLDAGTTGVRIVGKDGEPVTTARDGSELFFDVPADAGPGSAELTVQASTTIPVGRAFTSESRSQTQILAGSSESTVSATASATWAEQGAVPALSAAKNCARGGVDITVANQGDEAFTFELMGAGHSIPAGTSRTVTIPLQEDQPYDFTITGLQGAETRFTGLLDCQTQTAETSNLTTQTLSDPSPATVGGTTATDTDLAETGGSSATPIIAGTAIGLVVIGGAALLLVGRKENG